The genomic window GACGGCAGCTGCTCCCGGGCCCGTTCCGTCTCCGGATGACGGCGACCGACCGGCGCCCGCGCTCTCCGATGCCCAGCGCGCGCTGCGCGCGCAGCTGCTCGCGACCGAACACTGGAGTCTGCTCGCGTCGCGTTCCACCACGCAGAGCGAGGTGCTCACCCGGATCGCCATCCTGCTGACACTCGTCTCGGCGGGTCTCGTCACGCTCGGCGTCCTGGGCAACGCGACCGCCTTCCGCGATTGGTCCGGCGCCGCCGCCCTCGGCGTGCTGTTCCTCCTGGTGCTGCTCGGGATCGTCACCCAGCTGCGCGTCTTCAACACGATGAGCGAGGATCTCGCGTACGTGCTCGCCATGAACCGGATCCGCGCCGCGTACGTCGACCTCGATCCGGGTGTTGAGCGATACCTGCTCACCGGGACCGCCGACGACCTCCAGGGTGCGACACGGACCTACTATCCGTTCGCCGTGCGCGACCGGACCCAGGTGCTCGCGAGCTCGGCAATGCTCGTCGTACTCACGACCTCGGCGATCGACGGATTGTTCGTCGGAGCGCTGCTCTTCACGCTCACCGCGTCGACGGGATGGGCGATCGGCGTCGGAACCGCCGTCGCCGTCGCCGCGATCGTCGCGTCGATGTCCCTCGGATATCGGAGCTTCGTGCGCGTCCAGCGCACGCACGTCCCCCTCCGGCGGACGCCCGGCACCGGCTCGGTCTGAGCGGGAGCAGCCGGTCCCGTGCCCAACAGCGCAGCGCGTCGCCTACCGTTGCAACCAGGCGAGCACGGCGAGCACGCGACGGTGGTCGGTGCCCGAGTCCTCGAGCCCGAGCTTCTGGAAGATCGCGGTCACGTTCTTCTCGACCGCCCCGACGCCGATGAACAACTGCGCGGCGATGCCCGAGTTGGTGCGCCCTTCCGCCATGAGCTCGAGCACCTCCCGCTCGCGCGGAGTGAGCGACGTGAGCGGGTCGGCGCGCCGCGACAGCAACTCGCGGACGACCTGGGGATCGAGCACCGTGCCGCCGGCGCTGATCCGCTGGACGGCGTCCTGCAGTTCGTCGAGCGACGCGACCCGGTCCTTCAGCAGGTATCCCATGCCGCCCTCGCCGCTCGAGAGCAGCTCGTGCGCGTAGGTCCCCTCGACGTACTGGCTGAGCAGGAGGATGCCCACGCGCGGCGCGCGACGGCGCAGCTCGATCGCGGCCCGCACTCCCTCGTCGCGGAACGTCGGCGGCATGCGCACGTCGAGCACGACGACGTCGACGGCGGAGTCGTCGAACTCGGCGAGCAGCGCGTCCGCGTCACCGTACGCGGCGACCGTCTCGAAGCCGGCTTCGTCGAAGAGCCGGACGAGCCCCTCGCGGAGCAGTACGGAGTCCTCGGCGAGGCAGATGCGCAGCGGCCGTCCGGCTTCGGTCATCCCCCCAGCGTAGCGAGGGTGGATGCCCCGGCCGAGGCATCCGCCGACGAGGTCACGCCTGCGTCACCGGGACGTAGGGGATGTGCGCGCCGACCGAGGTGGGCCCGCCGACCGGACTTTCGACGACGAGCATGCCGCGCAGGCCGCGGACGCGCTCGTCGAGCCCTGCGAGTCCGTGTCCTTCGGCAAGGGATGCCCCGCCGCGCCCGTTGTCCGTGACCCAGAGGTCGAGCCACCGACCGGCGCGGCCCGTGTCGCGGACTGCGACGCGCACCCGCACGGCGGAGGCATCCGCGTGCTTGACGGTGTTCGTGAGCAGTTCCGCCGCGATGAAGTAGGCGTTGCGCTCGATCGATGCGGGCAGGTCGGCATCTGACGGGAGCAGGTCCTCGAGGGTCACCGGGATCGGACTGCGTGCGACCATCGCCGAAAGCGCCGACGACAGCCCGCGGTCCTGCAGGAGCGGCGGCGCGAATCCGCGGGAGAGCGCCCGGAGTTCGTCCAGTGCCTCACGAGCGGTCTCGCGGGCCTCGCCGACGAGCGCCTTCGCCTGCTCCGGGTCGTGGTCGAGCCGGCGCTCGATGGCCGCGAGATCCATCTGGAGGCGGACGAGACGCTGCTGCGGGCCGTCGTGGATGTCCCGTTCGAGCCGGCGGAGCGAGGCGTCCTCGGCCTGCACCGCGGCGCCGCGAGATGCGGCGAGCGCCACGACCTCCCGCTCGAGCGCCTCGGAACGCCAGGCCCCGAGCAGACCTCGGGCGATGACGTCGTGCAGCATCGTCAGGCCGCGGAACACGAACGGCAGGGTGAGCAGGAAGACCGCGCCGAGGATGAACTCGAAGACCAGTTCGCCGACCCGGAGGTCGTGCGAGAGGTCGGCGGCCGGGAAGAACCGTTCGAGGATCCACTCGTGCAGGAAGAACTCCCGGCCCCCGCTCGGGGTGAGGGGCTCCCAGAGCCAGGCCGTCAACCCGCCGAGGCTCCCCGCGAGCCACGTGATCGTGAGGCTCCAGGTGACGACGCTGACGATGGGGTTCACGATCAGGACGTGCAGCAGGTACAGCCAGTAGTGGCCGTCGGCGAACGGCAGGAACGTCGCGCGCCAGAAGCTCGTCTCGTGTCCGCCGCGCGACCACTCCGGTTGCTTGATCGCCGGCCGACCGGCCCAGCGGAGGCGGTGCAGCTCGAGCATGCCGAATCCGCGCGCGACGTAGAGCGCCGCGACGGTGATGAAGATGCCGATGACGATCGCGATGAGACCGACGCCCGTGGAGAAGAGCGCCCATGTCACGATGCACCAGAGGACGGCGAGCGGCATCGTGAGGATGAGGAAGCCGAGCTCGCGCGGAACCGAGGCCCACAACGCGCCGTAGCCGCGGGCGGCCGGGCCCGGGACGGCCGGGCCCGGGACCGCCGGCTCCGTCTCCGCCGCCGCGGTCGCGTCGGATTCCCGGGGGCTCGGCGGAGCCGAGGTGGTCGGGGTCGCGTCCGGTGTCGTCATGATCGGTCTCCTCGGTCATGGTCGCATGGCGCGACCGCTTGAGGGGTGGGGAATCCGTGCATGTCCCCAGCGTCGCGTGCCCGTGGACTCGGGCCAATCCGGCCCGCGTCCGGAACCCGACGGGGGTTCTCCCCCGCATGCGCCCGCAGCATGCGCCCGCTCGGCGAGGCCGCGGTCAGTCCAACGTCGACGTCGTGACCCGTCCGGCGAGGAACGTCGCGGCGACCGGCATCCGCCGGAGTTCATCGACGGATGCCGCGTACGGGTCGGCCTCGACCACCACGAGGTCGGCGACCTGGCCGACGCGCACGTCGGCCCCTGCGCCGTTCGTCGACGCGGCCAGCGCGGCGCGGACGTCGATCGCCTGCTCGGGATGCCACGGCTCGCGGCCGTCGCGTACGCGGCCGACGGCGGCGGCGATCGCGACCCAGGGGTCGAGCGGGGCGACCGGGGCATCCGATCCGAGGGCGAGCTCGACTCCGGCCTCGTGCAGGTCCGAGAGCATGAACGCGCGGTCGGTGCGACCGGCCCAGTACCGGTCGGCGACGTCGCGGTCGTCCATGGCGTGCTCGGGCTGCACGCTGGCGACGACCCCGAGCCGGGCGAATCGCTCGACGTCGTCGCGGCGGAGCAGTTGCGCGTGCTCGATCGATCCCGGACAGCCGACCGCCTCGAACGCGTCGAGCACGCGTGCGTTGGCGCGGTCGCCGATGGCGTGCACCGCCGGCGTCAGCCCGCCGGCATGGGCGCGGCGCATCAGCGGGACGAGTTCGTCGTACGGCACGGTCGCGAGGCCGTGGGGATGCGCGTGCCCCTCGAGCCCCGGGTACGGGTCGAAGCACCAGGCCGTGCGCGTGTTCAGCGAACCGTCGGTGATGATCTTCGCGCCGCCGACCGCGACGAGCCCGCCGGTGCCGTCGATCGCGTCGCCGGTGCGAAGGCCCTCGGCGAGCGCGCGGTCGAGGTGCTGCGGGTAGACGCCGAATGCCACCCGGAGCGGGAATCCGCCGCCGGCTGCGCGCCGCGCCCAGTCGTCGCGGTTCCAGCGCATCTCGTAGTCGGTGATGCCGACGATCCCGCGGGAGGCGGCGCGGGATGCCGCGTCGGCGACCCACTCGTCGAGCAGGTCGTCGGCGACGTCGTCGAGTTCGCGCACGAGGGCGAAGCAGGCGTCCTCGCGGAGCACGCCGTCGTCGGGGAGCTCGATGCGGTGCCGGCGGGCGGCCGCGTGATTCAGCCAGCAGGCGTGGAGGTCGGCCGAGACGAGCACGACGGGCACGTCGCCGGCAGCGTCGTCCAGCATGGCCGCGGTCGGGGCATCCGGCCACAGCCCGTCGCGGTAGCCGAACCCGGCGACCTCGGTCTCGCCGCGCGCGACGGCGGCTGCGGCGAGCGCGGCGGCCTCGGCGGCGCTCATCGCACCGGCGAGGTCGATCCGCCGCGACACCATCGCCCATTGCGAGGCGTGCACGTGCCGGTCGTGCAGGCCCGGGAGCACGAATCTCCCGCCGAGTGCGACGCGTTCGGCGGGTCGGGTGCTCGAGACGGATGCCTCACCGTGCGGCAGCAGTCCAACCACGGCGCCATCGCGGACGACGAGGTCGACGACGCGGTCGGCGCCGGGCAGCCGCGCCTCCTCGAGCACGAGCGAGCCCGTGGTCATGCGCCCGCTCCCGTCGCGGCCGCTCGTGCGGCGCGGAGCAGGGCGTGCGTACGCCGCATCTCGGCCGCGAGTGCCGCGTCGGCGTAGGGTCCGTCGCCCTCGAGCTCGGCGATGATGCGGTCGACGGTCTCCGCAGGGCGGTTCTGGCTCATCTTGTTCTTCGCCGAGAACCTCGTGATCGGGATCCGCAGCCCGACGGTGCCGCCGGCGATGCGGTCGGCGTACGCCGAGTTCTCTGCCGTGCCCCGCATGCGGCGCGGTTCGGGCATCGCGTCCTCGAAGTGGTCGACGAGGGCTTCGAGCACACGCAGGTTCTCGTCGGCGTCCAGCAGTTCAGGCGTGCCGTACAGGTGGGCGGCGACGAAGTTCCAGGTGGGCACGGCGGGCTTCGCGTCGTACCACCCGGGCGAGATGTAGCCGTGCGGCCCCTGCACGATGACGAGCACCTCGTGGCTGCCGAGTTCGTGGAGCACCTCGTCGGGACGGCCGACGTGGGTCAGCAGCACGATGCCGTCCGCGGTCTCATCGAGGAGCACCGGGTAGTGGGAGGCGACGAGGCCGGAGGCATCCGTCATGCTCACGATCGTCATCCACGGGTGCTCGCGGATGACCCGCTTGACGGCCTCCTCGCTCGCGAGGGTGAAGCTGGGGTTCTGGCGCATGGTGCTCGCTTCGACAGGTTCAGGGGTGGGCGGCGGACGTTCCGATCAGGCCTGGCAGTACGGGCACCAGTACAGCTTGCGGGCGCCCATCTCCTCGAGCACCACGTTCGTGCCGCAGACCCGGCACGGCAGGCCCTCGCGCTTGTACACCCAGTGCCGGTCGGCGCGGTTCGCCATCGCGGCACGGTAGGCCTCGGGTTCGAGGTCGTCCATCGTCATCATCTGCCCCGTCTCGACGCCGATCCGCAACAGCTTCGACCAGTCGGCCCAGAGGTGCCGCACGTGCTCCTCGGGCACCAGCTTGCCGGGCGTGTGCGGATTCTGGCGGGCGCGGAAGAGCATCTCGGCTCGGTAGACGTTGCCGATGCCCGAGACGACGGACTGGTCCATGAGCAGCAGGCCGATTGGCGTGCCGCGCTTGCGGATCGCCCGGGTGAACCGCTCCTCGGCCTCCGGGCCATCGTCGAGGAGGGGGTCGGGGCCGAGCTTCGCGACGACCTGCTCGACCTGCGCCGGGTCGAGCACCTCGCAGGCGGTCGGCCCGCGGAGGTCGGCGCAGATCGTGTCGGTGAGCAGGCGCACGCGCACCTGGCCGACCGGCTCGGGCGGGAAGACGTCGAGGCCGCCGCCGTCCTTCTCCGACTCCGACATGCGCAGCCTCGCCCGGCGCGGAGCACCGATGGACGTGAGCGAGTTCTCGCCGGCGGAGTCGAGGATGGCGTCGTCGCGGGCCACGCCGTCGGGATTCGGGCCGTCGAGGAAGGTGCCGCGCTGGTTGGTCTGCCCCATGCGCCCGTTCGCCGAGGCGATCGTGGCGTCCATCAGGATGTCGCCCGCGAAGTCCCACGCACCGTACATGCCGAGGTGCACCCGCAGCCACAGGTCGCCCTCGAAGCCGAGGAACATCTGCTTGCCGATGGCCCGGGCATCCGTCATGCGCTTGCCGTCGAGCTGCGCGGCGCCGGCGGCGAAGCGGCCCTGCGGGCTCGACGCGTGCACCACGTGGCCGACGAAGTTCCGTTCGAACTGCCGGGTGATGCGATGGACGGAGTGGCCCTCGGGCACCGGTCAGGCCTCTGCGGAGGCCGTGTCGACGCCCTTGCCGGCGATGTCGCCGGTCTGCTCGTACTCGGCGAGCTGCGCGATGCGGCGCACGTGGCGCTCGTCGCCCGAGAACGGCTCGGCGATGAAGGCGTCGATGTAGCGGATCGCCTCCTCGACGGTGTGCTGGCGTGCGCCGATCGAGATGACGTTGGCGTCGTTGTGCTGGCGGGCGAGGATCGCGGTGTCCATGCTCCAGACCAGCGCCGCGCGGATGCCCTCGACCTTGTTCGCGGCGATCTGCTCGCCGTTGCCGGACCCGCCGAACACCACCCCGAGTGCGCGAACCCCGACGGCCTGGTCGCGGGCGACCGCGAGCGCAGCGTTGATGCAGAACGCCGGGTAGTCGTCGAGCGCGTCGTACTCGACCGGGCCGTGGTCGACGACCTCGTGACCGGCGTTGGTCAGGTGGTCGAGGAGGGTCCGGCTGAACTCGAGGCCGGCGTGGTCGGTCGCGATGTGGATGCGCATGCAGGCAAGTCTAGGGAAGCCGGGAAGGCTCGGATCCCCCGGTCCAGCGCAGGCGGCGTCCGTGCGGCTGCGCCCACGCGACCTGCGTGCCGTCGAGTGCGAGCACGAAGTCGGCCGGCTCGTTCGGCACGTCGTCGCGGACCCGGATGCCGGGCGTCACGGTGCGGCCCTCGGCGGAGATCCAGTGGCCGGGCAGGCCTCGCACCTGCTCGGCGAACCGCTCGCGCGCGTCGGGCTCCAAGTACATCAGCACGGCCGTGTGGAAGACCACCAGCGTCGCGTCGCGCGGAGCCTCGGCCGCCAGCGCGTCGAGCCGCTCGGCGAGGTCGCCGGCGACGATCCGGGGAGGGTCGGCCGCGGCGAGCGCGGCCGCAGCCCGCAGGCGACGCCGCCGGTCGTCATGCTCGGGCCAGACGAGCGCCTCGAGCCAGGCGACGTCGTCGGCGTCGCGGACGTCGAGCGGGTGCAGGTCGATGCCGCCCCGCCAGACGACCTCGGGCAGCCGCCCTGGCACCGGGGTCGCCGCGTCGACCTCGCAGTCGAGCACCACCGGGCTCGGGCCGTCGGCGGGCTCGAGCGGCGGATGCCCCGAGTAGCGGTAGCCGAACCGGTCGGGGTAGAGGCACAGCCCGGCAGAGGCGCCGACCTCAAGGAGGGCGAGCGGGCCCGGGAGCCCTGCGAGCACGGGCAGGTGCAGCGCGCTCCGCGCGGCCTCGTTGGTCTGCGTGGCATGGGTCAGCGCCACCTCGCGCACGTCGGCCCAGTTCCGGTGCAACCAGTCGCGGAATCCCCCGTAGCGGCCGGTCGGCGCATCGAGGAACCGGGCTGCCGAGAAGACCAGGTTCGGCTGACGCTTCGCCGCGGGGAGTTCGTCGATGAGCGCGATCGTCGGCGGATCCTCGGCGATGCCCGACGCCCAGTCCTCGTACGTCGCCGACATGCCCCGCGCCTCGACCTCGGCGAACACGCGGTACCGCTCGGCGGTCGTGGCCGAGGCATCCGTGCTCGATGGCATACCGCGACCGTACTCCCACCCCTCGGGCGACGCCCGCGCGGTTAGGCTGGTGGACGTTGCCCGCGGCCACGAGCCGCGGGCGAGGCATCCGTTCGACGCAGATGGAGACTTGCACGTGCCTGGAGACAACCTCACCCGGATCGAAGCCGAAGAGCGGGCCGCGCTCGTCACGGTCCACGACTACGACGTCGTGCTCGACGTGACGCAGGGGCCCGACCTGTTCCGCACCACGACCACCGTGCGGTTCGGAGCGAGCGCGGGCGCCTCGACCTTCATCGACGCGATCACCGCCGCGGTGCACTCGGTCACGCTCAACGGCCGCGAACTCGACCCGGCCGAGGTCAGCGACGGCGTGCGCATCCAGCTGCCCGACCTCGCCGACGAGAACGTGCTGGTCGTCGACGCCGACGGCCGCTACATGCACACCGGCGAGGGGCTGCACCGGTTCGTCGACCCGGTCGACGGCGAGGCGTACCTCTACACCCAGTTCGAGGTGCCCGACTCGCGGCGCATGTTCGCGGTGTTCGAGCAGCCCGATCTGAAGGCGGCGTTCCGGTTCACCGTCACGGCGCCCGCGCACTGGGAGGTCGTGTCGAACCAGCCGACGCCCGAGCCGACCGACGTGACCTCGACGAGCTCGACCGACGGGGCGGCCAGGACCTGGGCGTTCGAGCCGACGCCGCGCATCTCGAGCTACATCACGGCGCTCATCGCCGGCCCCTACGACGTCGTGCGCGACGAGCTCACCAGCGCCGACGGGCGCGTGATCCCCCTCGGCGTCTTCGTGCGCCGCAGCCTCGCGCAGTACCTCGACGCCGACTACGTCTTCGAGAAGACGAAGCAGGGCTTCACCTACTTCGAGGACAAGTTCGGCGTGCCGTACCCGTTCGCGAAGTACGACCAGCTCTTCGTCCCCGAGTACAACGCCGGCGCGATGGAGAACGCGGGCGCGGTGACGTTCACCGAGGCGTACGTCTTCCGCTCCAAGGTCA from Agromyces sp. LHK192 includes these protein-coding regions:
- a CDS encoding response regulator transcription factor → MTEAGRPLRICLAEDSVLLREGLVRLFDEAGFETVAAYGDADALLAEFDDSAVDVVVLDVRMPPTFRDEGVRAAIELRRRAPRVGILLLSQYVEGTYAHELLSSGEGGMGYLLKDRVASLDELQDAVQRISAGGTVLDPQVVRELLSRRADPLTSLTPREREVLELMAEGRTNSGIAAQLFIGVGAVEKNVTAIFQKLGLEDSGTDHRRVLAVLAWLQR
- a CDS encoding sensor histidine kinase; amino-acid sequence: MTTPDATPTTSAPPSPRESDATAAAETEPAVPGPAVPGPAARGYGALWASVPRELGFLILTMPLAVLWCIVTWALFSTGVGLIAIVIGIFITVAALYVARGFGMLELHRLRWAGRPAIKQPEWSRGGHETSFWRATFLPFADGHYWLYLLHVLIVNPIVSVVTWSLTITWLAGSLGGLTAWLWEPLTPSGGREFFLHEWILERFFPAADLSHDLRVGELVFEFILGAVFLLTLPFVFRGLTMLHDVIARGLLGAWRSEALEREVVALAASRGAAVQAEDASLRRLERDIHDGPQQRLVRLQMDLAAIERRLDHDPEQAKALVGEARETAREALDELRALSRGFAPPLLQDRGLSSALSAMVARSPIPVTLEDLLPSDADLPASIERNAYFIAAELLTNTVKHADASAVRVRVAVRDTGRAGRWLDLWVTDNGRGGASLAEGHGLAGLDERVRGLRGMLVVESPVGGPTSVGAHIPYVPVTQA
- a CDS encoding amidohydrolase; translation: MTTGSLVLEEARLPGADRVVDLVVRDGAVVGLLPHGEASVSSTRPAERVALGGRFVLPGLHDRHVHASQWAMVSRRIDLAGAMSAAEAAALAAAAVARGETEVAGFGYRDGLWPDAPTAAMLDDAAGDVPVVLVSADLHACWLNHAAARRHRIELPDDGVLREDACFALVRELDDVADDLLDEWVADAASRAASRGIVGITDYEMRWNRDDWARRAAGGGFPLRVAFGVYPQHLDRALAEGLRTGDAIDGTGGLVAVGGAKIITDGSLNTRTAWCFDPYPGLEGHAHPHGLATVPYDELVPLMRRAHAGGLTPAVHAIGDRANARVLDAFEAVGCPGSIEHAQLLRRDDVERFARLGVVASVQPEHAMDDRDVADRYWAGRTDRAFMLSDLHEAGVELALGSDAPVAPLDPWVAIAAAVGRVRDGREPWHPEQAIDVRAALAASTNGAGADVRVGQVADLVVVEADPYAASVDELRRMPVAATFLAGRVTTSTLD
- a CDS encoding FMN-binding negative transcriptional regulator, with product MRQNPSFTLASEEAVKRVIREHPWMTIVSMTDASGLVASHYPVLLDETADGIVLLTHVGRPDEVLHELGSHEVLVIVQGPHGYISPGWYDAKPAVPTWNFVAAHLYGTPELLDADENLRVLEALVDHFEDAMPEPRRMRGTAENSAYADRIAGGTVGLRIPITRFSAKNKMSQNRPAETVDRIIAELEGDGPYADAALAAEMRRTHALLRAARAAATGAGA
- a CDS encoding Fpg/Nei family DNA glycosylase, whose amino-acid sequence is MPEGHSVHRITRQFERNFVGHVVHASSPQGRFAAGAAQLDGKRMTDARAIGKQMFLGFEGDLWLRVHLGMYGAWDFAGDILMDATIASANGRMGQTNQRGTFLDGPNPDGVARDDAILDSAGENSLTSIGAPRRARLRMSESEKDGGGLDVFPPEPVGQVRVRLLTDTICADLRGPTACEVLDPAQVEQVVAKLGPDPLLDDGPEAEERFTRAIRKRGTPIGLLLMDQSVVSGIGNVYRAEMLFRARQNPHTPGKLVPEEHVRHLWADWSKLLRIGVETGQMMTMDDLEPEAYRAAMANRADRHWVYKREGLPCRVCGTNVVLEEMGARKLYWCPYCQA
- a CDS encoding ribose-5-phosphate isomerase; protein product: MRIHIATDHAGLEFSRTLLDHLTNAGHEVVDHGPVEYDALDDYPAFCINAALAVARDQAVGVRALGVVFGGSGNGEQIAANKVEGIRAALVWSMDTAILARQHNDANVISIGARQHTVEEAIRYIDAFIAEPFSGDERHVRRIAQLAEYEQTGDIAGKGVDTASAEA
- a CDS encoding DUF2332 domain-containing protein codes for the protein MPSSTDASATTAERYRVFAEVEARGMSATYEDWASGIAEDPPTIALIDELPAAKRQPNLVFSAARFLDAPTGRYGGFRDWLHRNWADVREVALTHATQTNEAARSALHLPVLAGLPGPLALLEVGASAGLCLYPDRFGYRYSGHPPLEPADGPSPVVLDCEVDAATPVPGRLPEVVWRGGIDLHPLDVRDADDVAWLEALVWPEHDDRRRRLRAAAALAAADPPRIVAGDLAERLDALAAEAPRDATLVVFHTAVLMYLEPDARERFAEQVRGLPGHWISAEGRTVTPGIRVRDDVPNEPADFVLALDGTQVAWAQPHGRRLRWTGGSEPSRLP